A genomic region of Capra hircus breed San Clemente chromosome 19, ASM170441v1, whole genome shotgun sequence contains the following coding sequences:
- the EVI2A gene encoding protein EVI2A: protein MEHMGHYLHLAFLMTTAFSLSPGTKANYTHLWDNNTTVLDPDIHNKMDRSQNENFNTNPKTPEADKKDNSTNMPETATSSHIAFLTPKSELELYVSSIVRNSPPTVQSIENTSKSHSEIFKKGVCEDDNNKMAMLVCLIIIAVLFLICTILCLSTVVLANKVSSLRRSKQVGKRQPRSNGDFLASSGLWPAESDTWKRAKQLTVPNLMMQSTGVLTATRERKDEEGTEKLTN, encoded by the coding sequence ATGGAACACATGGGACATTACCTGCATCTTGCCTTTCTGATGACAACAGCTTTTTCTTTGTCTCCTGGAACAAAAGCAAACTATACCCATCTGTGGGATAACAATACTACTGTCTTGGATCCAGATATTCACAACAAGATGGACAGAAGCCAAAATGAAAACTTTAACACAAACCCTAAAACTCCTGAAGCAGATAAAAAAGATAATTCTACAAACATGCCTGAAACAGCAACATCATCTCACATTGCATTTTTAACTCCTAAATCTGAACTGGAGCTTTATGTATCTTCTATTGTCAGGAACAGTCCTCCAACAGTACAGAGCATTGAAAACACAAGCAAAAGTCACAGTGAAATTTTCAAAAAGGGTGTCTGTGAGGACGACAACAACAAGATGGCCATGCTAGTCTGCTTAATCATAATTGCTGTGCTCTTTCTTATCTGCACCATTCTATGTCTATCAACCGTGGTTCTGGCAAACAAAGTTTCATCTCTCAGACGATCAAAACAAGTAGGCAAGCGTCAGCCTAGGAGCAATGGTGATTTTCTGGCAAGCAGTGGTCTCTGGCCTGCTGAATCAGACACTTGGAAAAGAGCAAAACAGCTCACAGTGCCCAACCTAATGATGCAATCTACTGGAGTGCTCACAGCTACgagggaaagaaaagatgaagaagGAACTGAAAAACTCACTAACTAA